The following coding sequences lie in one Vitis vinifera cultivar Pinot Noir 40024 chromosome 19, ASM3070453v1 genomic window:
- the LOC100265816 gene encoding cyclic nucleotide-gated ion channel 4, with protein MSYVSILTSQNLCIYSPTETRARLACLLPLSFSLSLSAEMASEREISYSSRSYGVSDEEEDEEEEEEDEEEECRDREPLYGRCSSGLKPKCLSRVLDPRAKWVQEWNRVFLLVCATGLFVDPLFFYVLSINSTCMCLFVDGWFAITVTALRCMTDALHLWNMWLQLKMAKRTFHVVGEEGSRLHDASASTVALRYLKAKKGFFFDLFVILPLPQIVLWVAIPSLLERGLTTTVMTVLLIIFLFQYLPKIYHSVCLLLRMQNVSGYIFGTIWWGIVLNMIAYFVASHAAGACWYLLGLQRAAKCLKEECAVANYCSTKTLACKNPIYYGTTSLLKDRARLAWANNKHARSTCLDSADNFEYGGYRWTIQLVTNDNRLEKILFPLFWGLMTLSTFGNLESTTEWLEVIFNIIVLTSGLILVTMLIGNIKVFLHATTSKKQTMQLKMRNIEWWMRRRKLPLGFRQRVRNYERQKWAAMRGVDECQMTKNLPEGLRRDIKYHLCLDLVRQVPLFQHMDDLVLENICDRVKSLIFTKGEVITREGDPVQRMLFVVRGHLQSSQVLRDGVKSCCMLGPGNFSGDELLSWCLRRPFIERLPPSSSTLITLETTEAFGLEADDVKYVTQHFRYTFVKERVKRSARYYSPGWRTWAAVAIQLAWRRYKHRLTLTSLSFIRPRRPVSRCSSLGEDRLRLYTAMLTSPKPNQDDFDF; from the exons ATGAGCTATGTTTCAATCCTAACCTCTCAAAATCTGTGCATATATTCTCCTACAGAGACTAGAGCTAGGCTTGCTTGCTTgctccctctctctttctctctctctctctctgcggAAATGGCAAGTGAGCGAGAAATTTCATATTCTTCCCGAAGCTATGGTGTCTCGGATGAGGAAGAAGAcgaggaggaagaggaagaagacgaGGAGGAGGAGTGCAGAGATCGTGAACCGTTGTATGGGAGGTGCAGTTCTGGTCTAAAACCAAAATGTCTGAGCCGGGTGTTGGACCCCAGAGCCAAATGGGTCCAGGAATGGAACAGGGTTTTTCTCCTGGTCTGCGCCACAGGCCTCTTCGTCGACCCACTCTTCTTCTACGTCCTCTCCATAAACAGTACCTGTATGTGTCTCTTCGTGGACGGGTGGTTCGCCATCACCGTGACCGCCCTCCGGTGTATGACGGACGCCTTGCACCTCTGGAACATGTGGCTGCAGCTCAAGATGGCGAAGCGGACGTTCCACGTGGTCGGCGAAGAAGGGAGCCGGCTGCACGACGCCAGCGCTAGCACGGTGGCCCTCCGGTACTTGAAGGCGAAAAAGGGCTTCTTCTTCGACCTGTTCGTCATCCTCCCTCTACCCCAG ATTGTACTGTGGGTGGCAATTCCCTCCTTGTTGGAGAGAGGCTTAACAACAACAGTGATGACAGTGCTCTTGATCATATTTCTCTTCCAATACCTCCCCAAAATCTACCACTCAGTCTGCCTACTACTCCGAATGCAAAACGTTTCGGGCTACATATTCGGCACCATTTGGTGGGGAATCGTCCTCAACATGATTGCCTACTTTGTCGCCTCCCAT GCAGCAGGAGCATGTTGGTACTTGTTAGGCCTGCAGAGAGCTGCAAAATGCCTGAAAGAGGAATGTGCAGTGGCAAATTATTGTAGCACAAAAACACTTGCTTGTAAAAATCCTATCTACTATGGAACAACTAGCCTGTTGAAAGATAGAGCAAGACTTGCATGGGCAAACAACAAGCACGCGCGGTCTACTTGCCTGGACAGTGCTGATAATTTTGAATATGGAGGTTATAGATGGACAATTCAGCTTGTTACCAACGATAATCGCTTGGAAAAGATTCTGTTTCCACTTTTCTGGGGCCTAATGACACTAAG TACTTTCGGAAACTTGGAGAGCACCACAGAATGGTTGGAAGTCATATTCAATATTATTGTTCTCACCAGTGGACTCATTCTGGTCACTATGTTGATTGGAAATATTAAG GTGTTCTTGCATGCGACCAcatcaaagaaacaaacaatGCAATTAAAAATGAGGAACATAGAGTGGTGGATGAGGAGGAGGAAATTGCCTTTGGGTTTCAGGCAGAGAGTGCGTAATTATGAGAGGCAAAAGTGGGCAGCGATGCGTGGCGTTGATGAATGCCAGATGACGAAGAACCTCCCCGAGGGCCTCAGGAGGGACATCAAGTACCATCTCTGTCTGGACTTGGTGAGACAG GTGCCATTGTTTCAACACATGGATGATCTAGTCCTGGAGAACATATGCGATCGTGTGAAGTCCCTCATATTCACTAAGGGGGAAGTA ATAACAAGAGAGGGTGACCCAGTCCAGAGAATGCTGTTTGTAGTAAGGGGTCATCTCCAGAGCAGTCAAGTACTCCGAGATGGTGTGAAAAGTTGTTGCATGTTAGGCCCTGGAAACTTCAGTGGGGACGAGCTCTTGTCATGGTGCCTTAGAAGACCCTTCATTGAAAGGCTACCCCCATCTTCATCAACCCTAATCACCCTTGAAACCACTGAAGCATTTGGGCTAGAAGCTGACGACGTGAAGTATGTCACACAACATTTTAGATACACATTTGTGAAGGAAAGAGTCAAGAGAAGTGCGAGATACTACTCGCCTGGGTGGAGGACTTGGGCAGCTGTGGCCATTCAGTTGGCTTGGAGGAGGTACAAACACCGGTTGACACTCACTTCATTGTCATTTATCCGGCCAAGAAGACCCGTATCACGGTGCTCTTCGCTAGGGGAGGACAGACTCCGGCTTTATACAGCCATGTTAACTTCACCAAAGCCAAATCAAGATGATTTCGACTTCTGA
- the LOC100262405 gene encoding uncharacterized protein LOC100262405: MLEGKAVIGETDMLQTMQQDALDLAAKALDFFDVTEATEIARFIKKEFDRTHGPGWQCIVGTDFGSFVTHCYGCFIYFRIASLAILLFKGSAGPEAQANQIPVLESVKA; this comes from the exons ATGCTAGAAGGCAAGGCAGTCATTGGTGAGACTGATATGCTACAAACCATGCAGCAAGATGCTCTAGACTTGGCAGCAAAGGCCCTCGACTTCTTTGATGTCACTGAGGCCACCGAGATTGCACGTTTCATTAAAAAG GAATTTGATAGGACGCATGGACCTGGGTGGCAGTGCATTGTTGGAACGGATTTTGGATCATTTGTCACACATTGCTATGGCTGTTTCATCTACTTTCGCATTGCCAGCCTTGCAATTTTGCTCTTCAAGGGGTCTGCTGGTCCAGAGGCTCAGGCAAACCAGATTCCAGTGTTGGAGTCAGTGAAAGCATGA